The genomic DNA GAATAACGATCGTCTCAAATGACAGATAACACGTTTGAGTACTACAATGGTTCTACCTCCATtacagcatgattttttttttaatctattctGGGTAAGAGCATTTGtgagggttaaaaaaaaaagctggtcaaaagtattttcatatCTAAAACGATCCAGGCCATTCATAAGAATACACGCAGATACAGTAGTCATAACATCAGACAGAGATTAACCATGTAGAAAGATTAGGGTAATAAAGGAATAATTAGGATTAGCAATGGGATCCATTCTTCATGTATTTTCTCTGTTATATATTGCTTAACAGTAACTCAAAATACAACAGCTCTGTCAGTGCTCATGGGGTAGTTTTACTGCCCTCCCTTTCTTGGGTCTCACCTGAATATCTGCAGACATGTTAAGCCTCAGGTTTTCACTCTTTCAGGATGGATTTGGGCAACTTGCTGATTGCTGAGAACAGGACTTACACTGCTCAGTACCATTTATGACTAAATTGTTAAAATAGCTTGGAAACAACTTGTCCAAAACAGAAGACTATTAATTCATACTTCAGCAGTACTAAACACAAAGATGAAGCATAAAACTAAGAAGAAAACGGAAAAGCTGTGTCGCTGTCATTATCTGTTTAGCTTGGACAGACATGTTTTGCAGTTGGTAGGAACAGCATGCATAGCTTTTGGTCTCTTGTGTCTGAGCTTGCTTAAAACAATGGGCAGCATTTCTTGGGTTGTTCCTCTTTCAGATCACAACCCTTTTTTATGTAGTTTTAAAGCTTTAGGTTTCTTTTGCTCATGAGGTTGGCCCTTGCTAGAGTGCCTCATTCTGAGGTGGAAGGGGTTGTTCATTCTTATCCTTACTTCTTGGAAGGTCTGTATCAAGAAATGACTGAGTCATCTCactgttttaccttttttatgCCTCAGAATATTAAGATATCTCTTCTTATTGCAACTCTAACTTCAAGCAGCAATACGAaatagaacaggaaaaaaaagccacatattaaatgcagaaaagttTTTATATATGGTACTCTCCCATTTAGTCAAAAATCTCAGCCTAAGTTGCCATCAGCAGTGAAGATCCCACCATACATTTCCATCTGGGCCCATTTTTGTCTGAATTATCTGGTTCATTCTTTCTCAGGGACTCAGTTGTGCTAGTTCAGAAGCCCGGGGCACTGTGGACAAGCCACGCGCACCACCGCAGCAGCACTGACCAGCCTCCGTGACTCTTCTGTTGGAGTGAATCAACAAAAGTGAGCTCCTGTTCTGGGTGTGAAGAGACTTCACCGTGCCTGGCGGAGGTGAGAAAGCGCTGAGGCTGTCACGATTCCAAACGGACTGTCTTGTCCTGTGGATTCATCCCAGACTCCTATTTGCTGGAGGTGTCAGTTAAAAAGTGAATTCCTGATACTTCAGGTCTGATTAGTGAAGATACTTTTAGTATAGAAATCTAAATGTCTTTGTATATGGAGTAAACCACAGTACACAGGAAAAAGGGATGGCTTGCTTAAGATCCAAGTGATGATAATAGAGGtggcttttctttcagaaaataattagatGACCAATATGAATCAGAAGTAAGCAATAATTAATGTCAGCACAATATAGAGAATTTTTTGTATCACTGTCATGAAAGATTTAGATGTTATCATGCATGAATTGTGTATAGCCAGTTTATTCAAGTTGCTAATAATATGAGGCAGCACCTATGCAGCTTGCCTTGTTATAAAAAATCGGCATATGTAAATGTCTATGAGGTTGCTGCCTCAGAGacctattttgtttttttattattttttccccttttgcctTTTTGCATTAGGATATACTGCTTTTACGCAAAGAGCTACACCATATTGTTCTGTGGATTCTCTtacctttttttcagcttggtCTTTCGCAGGGGAACTGTGAGACCTTAGGAGAGAATATTTGCACCAGGCAAGGAGCAACTCTTCAGAACTGGAATAAAGAAATAGGTTTTGTAGTTGCTGTGTTTCCAGTGCCTAAACTTCAAGAGTATTTGGGTGAGTAAATCTGTGATCCAAATAGAGAGTCAGATGAAAGACATTACAGTGACTGTTTTCTGGCACTACAGAAAATAACACAGAACTcctatttcagaaaattacatCTGCAGCTTACCTTTTTTTGCACACTTTTCTAAACATGAAAGATTTCAGTTGTTTAGCAAGCAGATTCTGATATATTCTGTGCTCTTTTTAATAGCCTTTTTCATTGTACGTTGCACGTAGCATATTTATATTCTACAACTATATTTCAGTGATTTTGCGTGGTTTAAGATTTATTTAGATTGAAATTAAGCTATTTTGAATAACATGAACAGGTTGCTCCTTAGCTGCCAAAGACCCACACTTAGTTTTCATTAAGTGCAGAATCTACCTTTCGTGTCAGCGTGGGAATTTAGATGggagaaaacagatttcagcagCTCCTGGTCCAGCTCGAGATGTGTGCTGATACTGCTGATAACCAAATATTCAGGAGGCTCTCATTCTGTGTTAAAGAAATGGTCATGCGTTGCGGCCCATGCATTTCCCTTTGTCCTCTCTCCCTTCAATCTGACATCAGGATGGTATGAATGAAATTGTTAAATGCAAGTCAGGGGCAAAAAAAAGCTAGCTTCCATAGGTCAATTTTGCTCTTATGAGCTGTGTTAACCTTGTGTTTTGGTATTGGGCAAATTTCTGATAATATTCTTAAACCAGTTAGCATGCAGGAAGAAAGTGGTGAGTAGATTTATGATTTTGAAGAAGTAATCATTTACTCCTCCAATTCCCCAAACcctacaaagaaattaaattgccTGATAATGTGAAAGCTGTTATTTATTAGATAGTTTGTGATTatttgtaggggaaaaaaatagagtttTACTCCAGGGATGCATGCAAAAGgttagagatttttttccaatattcTATGTTTTAGCAATAAACTCAGTCTTAAATATATGTGGATCTGTGCTGGCTAGCTTTTAGAAAGTGTTTGATAACTCCTATgtatactactttttttttcccccctcacagAAATATTCTTGATTCCTTCACCCATACCCAAATCTACAGCTGAGatcaacaaaaaagaaatgataAAATTTTTTCTTATGGTAAACAAACAAGGTCAAACAAGGCTCTCGAGGTATTATGAGCATGTAGAAATTAATAAACGGACAATGCTGGAAGCTGAAGTAATCAAAAACTGTCTCTCCCGTTCAAAGGATCAGGTAAGATTTGTAGTTTTTTCCCAAGCcatttgccattttattttatcaacATCTCAAATCTTTCATGTCCATAattctgaaaacacagcagtttCCCTGCAGGTCATTATTTCATTTGTAcccatgaagaaaaacattgtgTTTCTAGATTAGGGTTCAGTCAGTTGAACTGTTATTCTGCGTTGAATGAATATCTTTTTCTGAGGCTTACAGAGATTTTTGGAGTTTTGTGTAACACTGTCATGAGGATGCCTCCTGTTCATTTGAAGAAGCTCAGAAGTCCAGGAAGAATTTACTTTATCCTGTTATTGCTTCTCTGGTAGAGGTCAATAGAGAGATATTAATGCTGCTTTGCCAGAAAGTAGTAGGGATAATACTGACAGATCcaagtttaaacaaaaaacttaTGAGAGAAGGTTCCAAATCATGAAAATACTATCTAAAACACAGGGGGTTTTAGAAACACAAATTTCTAGGCCTCTGTATtaggcatttttatttaaaaaaaaaaaaagtgttcactTTCTGCAAGAGGTCAGAAAACTGAGAAGTTGGAAAACTGCTTAGATGAAAGTTGAGATTTCCATGGCTCCCTTAATTGAGTCATTGGTTCTTTAAGAAAAGTACCAAACTTAGCAAAACTTTTGAGCACATCGACTTGCATTGGAGGAGAAATCTGTGACTTGGACTGTGAGTGGAGTGATTTGGTTTGTGTTCCAAAGTCAGCTGCTCTATTTTTCATTAGTTGTGTCCTTGAACAGAGGTCCTCATATTTCATCCTagaaaacctcagaaaaaaTAGACGTTTCTACAAAGTACCTCAGTTCACAGAATTGACAGTGACCGAAGAAATGAACCTCCTCCATACTGCTTGTCAGGGTTTCCAAGCAGAAACTTCACCAAAAGAGCTAACGGCATGCTGCCATTTCAAGGACTGAGCAAAATGACACATAGGAAAACAGAGGCAACTTGTAAAGCCGTGTGTAACAGCACCATCTGCTGGCTTTTCTCTTACTGTGTAAGACACAGGAATTTCCCCCTGGGTCTGGAAATCTAATActcttaatttttatataaaaatatcgatcattttttaaatatgaaaattacCTTGAGgatgtttcttttgaaagtgcttccaaatgaaaatttaggggaaatactgttttaaaaccCTGAGCAAGTCACTTCTGTTCTGTATGTTCcagtttttccatttaaaaagccGTAGCATGTTTTCTGCCCATAGGTGAACAGTTTTGTGGAATAGTTATCCTActaaatttctttccagtcaaAATTGTTTGGTGGATCTTGGGAAATCCACTGTTCTTTGTGGGCCTTATGAACATGAAAGCTTTGGCTCTTTGAGCACTCTGTGCTTAATATGCTTAAATGGCAGCTACTATGTTTGACTGGTTTTGCTTCTGTCTAGTGCTCTTTCATTGAGTATAAGGACTTTAAGCTGGTATACCGACAGTATGCAGCCCTTTTCGTAGTCGTTGGAATCAACGAGACAGAGGTAAGAAATTATATGCACTCTTGAAATGAGAACTTGTAGTAGTCATGGGCAAGAACTCAAGTCTTTTCCAGCATGGAATTTTGCAATAGCAATTATAGAATTTCAAGGAGTCATTgcaaaaagatgtttttatttcacagaaataaaaagaggtataaaagaaaatgtatgtttGGCTTCATTCTACAGCAGTAGACTGAACTGGCATCATGAGATGCCCGTCATGAGCCTTATACTGATTCTGCTTTCTAAATTTATGTTTGATTAAACAAGTTTACGTAAGGAAGGGTTTCTCAGCAAATGGTAGCATTACAGACAGATCAGCTGTCTCATCTGCGGTGACTTCCCAACTGCTTGCTGTTTTTAACCTCCTCAGCCACAGAAGAAATTCCCATACTGTCAGCTGGAAAGATGCCAGTTTATCgtggtttcaaaaaaaaaaaaggggggaggaaaaaaggtaccTGGCTGAAAATCGACAGGTACTGTTATTTCATCTGCTCAGGCTGAGCCTGTAGGGCTTTAGTGTTTACATTGATTCCCAGTTCTCAGAAATTATCTCAAAGCTTTGTATTGTAGGCTTTAATTGGGTGGTGTGGAAAGTAGCTGCTGACTACCAGAGTGTCTTCAAGTCAGGGTTGTAATGGCATGCAATTTTTGGCAAATCCTTTTGGCTTTGCTACACATCACAAAATTGGCccatctgtgctgctgcagcatagCCTGGCTTTGTGCTGCAGCTGGCCAGTGGGACTTCAGCACGGGTAGGCACAGCCTGGTTAGCTGCATCTATCCCATGCTGGGTGATGGCGGCACAAAGGATGCAATGGGATGGCAGCAACCCAGGTGAGACAAATCCACTGGGCACTGCAGTGCTCACTTGTGCAGCTGGCCCGAAGCATGTGCCCCAGAGTGCTCCCCCGCTCTCGCGGTGGAGCCCTGAGCTTCGGCACTTTATTGTAGGTCGTCGTATATCTTCTAGCTGCTTTTTATACACCACAAACAAATCATACAAAGAATACTATTACATTTTCTTGCtatttgtttaatattaatttggttttattttaatttcagaatgaGATGGCAGTGTATGAACTAATTCATAATTTTGTGGAAGTTTTGGACAAATACTTCAGCAGAGTGGTGAGTGAGACATTGAATCTAttatgaaatactttttctctttcaaagctTTAGTGAATATGGCATTTCCAGGAATCAAAGGAGAAAGTATTCTTTCATATGAATTTAGAATTTGAATACTTTAGTATGAATATtaccactgtttaaaaaaaaaaaaaaaaagcagtattagTTGATTTTTCAGAGAAGTAAAAGTATACGTGGGTTATAAATCGTCAGACAAGGAATACCGGAAatatttctgtcagaaaagtgTGTCTTCATATGCTTATACTTAGGGGTTTCTTTGGGTCATCTGCTTTTAAATTAGCCACTGGCATTTTATacatattaaagaaataaagaggtttttctttcaGGTCTTTTTTGCAATTCTTAGCATTACATCCTCCCAAATGCACTTAATTCATTATAAAGATGGTGTAAGCATTAAGCAGGGAGCTGACATCACTCTCGCTGAACAagatcagagggatggagcaaATGAAACCTCAAAAACCAGCCTGTACTTGTGCTCCCCATCTTGTTGCAACAGTGGGTATCTGATAGAAGAGCTGTTACACAGGTAGTCATTATCAGCCAAGGCTCCAGTTAAGATGGCACTGTTCCTTTTGATGGggtatttgtttgtttgtttttacgAAGTTTGAGAATGCAGCATTATAATCCTTGTTAGAGCATGTGCTATCTAGTATAGGATTTGTAATAATCTTGTTATAAACAAATTTGCCTGAAATCATACTCGGGCACAATTTCAGTTTGTCTAGGCTGAAATGTGTTGGATATCCCTCTCAGAAAAGAGGACTGGATAGAGCTTCCTCCATAGTCCCTGTACTTGAGGGTCTTATGCTGGTAATTGCGTACACAAGAGATCAGTATGCAGGGTCTGTAACTGGTTTCTCAGTACTAGTACTGCAGGAGACGTGGCCGAGCTCCCTCTGTGAATTCAAGGACATGCCTGAAAAAGTCATCTGTACCCTTCACTATTCAGATGCCTGGCAAATGTTTTAGGCTGTTATCGCAACTAACATTGCACCAGCCTGTTGAAACTGCTGGTACTAAGTATATCCCTTTCTGACTGTACTAAGTTCAGAATTCGTCTCTTAAAATTGTTATGATTGCAGTCCCAACCTAAGCAGTGATAACCAGGAAAGGAATTTGATCCTGGCAGCACAGGAATGCACAATAAAATGTAGTCACATCTTCTGTATCTAATTGAGCTAATAGCTGCCAACCACTtctcaacttctgttttcttcacttgAGGCAGAGCAAAAATAGATGTAGTTCTTATACATATAAATGTAGTATATATAACTCCTTCACCACGCATATAACCCAACCACTGGTTCAGTTGTTAGAAATTTGCTGAATTCATCATACCAGAGGTTTATGTATTTTCCATAGCACAGGTTTGAAACTAGGGGAACTGAAAAAAGGGGGTGGTTAAAGAAATCTCATGCCATTCCATGGttctatttttaatagcatATAATGCGATAAATGGCAGAGCACTGAAGAAGAGGGCTATAATTCTAGCTGGGGTTTCTGGCAAAAACCACAGAGCAAGAAAGTACAAGTCTGTACTATTATTGATTAATGTTTAGGATTTGCAGAATTTTAGCAGAATCCCAAATTATGATGACAACAATGGAGAAAAAACTCTGGGAGAGAACAACTGTCCTACTACAGAAGGACATTTTGTCATCTATTATTTTTAGGGTTGTGAGATTTAAACATTCTCACATACTCTATTTTTATCTAACAAAGTTTACAGAGCTTGAATCCAGATATCAGAACATTAACAGAATTAGGGGGAAAGCTTTCAAAGTTGCTTGTGAGATGTAATTCTGAGTCCCCTTCACTTTTATAATGGCTACCCAGGCAAAACTCTGCACTGTTCAGAATACATACTCCAATGTTTTCAACTACTCTTTAATGCTGAGGAAACTCAAACTCATCAGGctcttaaaatacaatttttgtgACGcataaaaaatttctaattGAAGGATCACTCAGCGGAGGCCTGTAGACTAGAACTATACCAGTTTAGAGCATCTTTAGACCACAGAGTAGTAGCAGTTTTACCAGTGGGAACTCTGCCTAAAACGCCAGGGTTAGACTGCGAATGGAAACCACGTTAGCAAACTAAATTCCCTCAGTAGCAGATAAAGATTCCCTCTttcagcagaggctggggaAGCTCCACCCTAACTGTGCAAGATCTTAACTGCTGAAGCTGTGATTAATTGTTTCTAAATTTAGACATTTAACTGAGGCACCTAAGTTAGAAGTTTGGTCATCCTAAGCTCCCATTACCCAGCAGTGGAGACTGATGAGTATCTCGAGAAAGTGAGTCATGCACCAAGTGTGCTGAGTCAACTGTTGAAGGATACCCAGCTCTTCTGTTGACTGCAGAGAGACCACAAGGGCTTCTAATTCAGACATTTTGGTTAAATGAATAAAACTACTTGGGGTAAATCCAGGCCAAGGCTAGAAGGGAAGTGATGAATATGTGAAGAATTGTGTTGCTGGGGCTAGAACAGCAACAGTTAGAAGTACTAAGTAAGGGTCCAAAGCTTGGAGTTACCTTCCCTCTCCTAATATGTCCAGCCATGGCTACCACAGCCGTGGGTATGTACCGTGTCTAGATTTTGCTGTTGAAATGATCTGCAGCAACACTTTTAACTGTAGTTTTATATAAATTGTAAACTTGGCCTTAACATCCTGTTTTtgcagaaggaggaagagagaatatAGGGCTAGAGTTGCCATGATCAGAGATGCTGGCTTTCCGCTCACTCATTCAGATGGCACTAATTCAAATGGTTACTTGTGGGTGACCTCAATGGGTTTTTCTAAGTAAAAACTTCAGGACCTTAGCTTTTGTTACAGAAGCAGGTAACACACAAAAGGCAAAGCAGTGTTGCAGGAAAGAACATGTAATTGTACAGTCCAGAACAGAAACCTGAATCGTGCTAAGACTTTACATCTGTATTTTGAAGACTTTCGTTGTCCTCTAAAAGGATGTGTAATGCTGAATGACTATGGGATGAGAGATCAAACTGTAACTAATGGTTGTCTATCTCTTTTCCTTGCAGAGTGAATTAGATGTATCCTTTTCAGTATCAGAAATCCATCTATCTCTTTTTGGTGTACGTTCCAGTTCATACTGTCTTCATAGCACTGGCTGTCAAACAGTCAAGACAATGCAGAGGTTTCACAAATTTTGCACTTACAGTAAGTAGCACCATTCTGGCACCTTTCCGAAAGCATGGCTGATAAGTTCATGGGGTCACCTATTTAAATCCTCAGTTATTAAGGTAAGCTTAGTACCATTTAAAGTAAGGCAGGGGGAGCTTGCTTAGAGAGAGCTAAGTACCATTAACACCTAGATATGAAAAGTTATATTCACGGGAGAACTTTCAGGCTTAACTAATTATTACTTCagggttttacttttttctttaagtttacAATAAAATAGATAGTGAAATGACTGCAGTGATAAGAACTGAATGTTACAGTCGTGTCTGCTAACCAAATGTTAGCAGTTACATCATTGTAAGATTGGGTTTGCGCTTTGATCTTTCTTCATGAAAGTCTAGGTGAGTTTTACTTTCTATATCaatggaaagagagaaaggccGAGGAGGAAGAAATTCAGGAAACCAGGTGTCGCCACACATACCAtattctttccccccccccccttaacaTAGCTGTATTTTCATGTGTATGATTCAAAGCGATTGAGTTTGTTTACCTTATTTAAGATTAGTACATATGAAGAACATAGaaaattatcttattttttcttgtaattgTTCTcacttctttactgaaaaaaaaccccaaaatgaaataattttacattcgtaaatattttaatgcttgCTACATGCTGGAACTCTGCCTCATTTACTGAATTTACTTAAATGTTTATGCATGTATACTGTCCATCTTTCCTTCCTGAAATCCACAGAATGCTGTGGTCTTAATATAACACTCCCAAATTCACTTATATTATAAAAGAGCAATAATGAAATTTCAGTATGAAGGGACTCTTAAGGTCTCTGACTGCATAACTACATTGTTTGTATTCAGTTATTATAGTTAAGGATGAGACCTATGTGTGCCAGCGCATGAGCTTTGCTGAATTAGAGACTGTCCTGACCTATTCAGTAATCATACACAAATATGGCCCCATACATTTCCATATGGTTTGCTTTGAGTCTGCAGTTACCTGATTCTTTTTATCTTAGATTGTT from Phalacrocorax aristotelis chromosome 9, bGulAri2.1, whole genome shotgun sequence includes the following:
- the AP4S1 gene encoding AP-4 complex subunit sigma-1 isoform X1 is translated as MIKFFLMVNKQGQTRLSRYYEHVEINKRTMLEAEVIKNCLSRSKDQCSFIEYKDFKLVYRQYAALFVVVGINETENEMAVYELIHNFVEVLDKYFSRVSELDVSFSIMFNLDRVHIILDEMVLNGCIVETNRSRILAPLFVLDKVVES
- the AP4S1 gene encoding AP-4 complex subunit sigma-1 isoform X2 is translated as MIKFFLMVNKQGQTRLSRYYEHVEINKRTMLEAEVIKNCLSRSKDQCSFIEYKDFKLVYRQYAALFVVVGINETENEMAVYELIHNFVEVLDKYFSRVSELDIMFNLDRVHIILDEMVLNGCIVETNRSRILAPLFVLDKVVES